In Helianthus annuus cultivar XRQ/B chromosome 9, HanXRQr2.0-SUNRISE, whole genome shotgun sequence, the following are encoded in one genomic region:
- the LOC118481857 gene encoding uncharacterized protein LOC118481857, translating into MWKKKFFYIKAVAIVAKMTFRNVTETIIAETIAVPTAGTQSGAGKRPAEETAAGAGGTKRRRLQSKRTVPTSKKPAVTVELQDKDFSIFDAPESPQHDAGAGVTEEPSTPPVKVVPESTVRKEGAAEKVATQIFDTVDSSNNLISPNEGDNLSVRFADSGKQQSDAEPQQTDAEARQHDELTNAKAANVALGKEKTAAEAIAVKAQQAKAEALKALEEAKEAGARAAKALEEAEEKESR; encoded by the exons atgtggaaaAAGAAGTTCTTTTACATCAAAGCTGTTGCCATTGTTGCAAagatgacgtttcggaatgtgaccgagacgatcatagcaGAGACCATTGCGGTCCCAA ctgcGGGCACGCAGTCTGGTGCTGGGAAAAGGCCAGCAGAAGAGACGGCTGCTGGTGCCGGTGGAACGAAACGTCGGAGGTTGCAGTCTAAGAGGACTGTTCCGACATCGAAGAAACCTGCGGTTACTGTTG AGCTTCAAGATAAGGATTTCTCTATCTTTGATGCTCCAGAGTCACCCCAGCATGATGCGGGTGCGGGTGTGACTGAGGAACCTTCGACACCTCCTGTCAAGGTGGTGCCCGAGTCAACCGTGCGGAAGGAGGGTGCCGCAGAGAAGGTTGCGACCCAGATATTTGATACCGTTGactcgtccaacaatctgatctctcccaatgagggagatAATTTGAGTGTGCGGTTTGCTGATTCTGGGAAGCAACAGTCTGATGCAGAACCGCAACAAACTGATGCTGAAGCGCGGCAGCATGAT GAGTTGACGAACGCCAAGGCAGCAAATGTTGCCTTGGGCAAAGAAAAAACTGCAGCTGAGGCAATTGCGGTTAAGGCGCAGCAGGCGAAGGCCGAGGCcctaaaggcgcttgaagaggccaaggaagccgGGGCGCGTGCTGCAAAGGCACTTGAGGAGGCCGAagagaaggagagcc gctga